In a genomic window of Amycolatopsis japonica:
- a CDS encoding inositol monophosphatase family protein: MAQRPDLTFALTAAHNAMDLAVEHVLRHPPRQIRYKGDRDPVSDVDETVERLIHQRLTGADSTSIGFLGEETGPVGNRDTYWVLDPIDGTVNHQHGNPLCAIALGLVHNEQPVLGVTALPFLGHRYSATEGGGAFRDGEPITTSNTDKLNKALIGFGDYGSGTDTGLRDVLCASLDHSLTARAQGLRRYGSSALDLVWVADGTLDACILLGNRSWDTASGAVIAREAGALVLDSDASPHSVRSRCVVAVSPGLPEELLPLLHQLRGSRFWPGNWTSA; encoded by the coding sequence ATGGCGCAGCGACCTGATCTCACGTTCGCGCTCACAGCTGCGCACAACGCCATGGATCTCGCTGTGGAGCATGTGCTTCGCCACCCTCCACGCCAGATCCGCTACAAAGGTGACCGCGATCCTGTTTCGGACGTCGACGAGACCGTCGAACGACTGATACACCAGCGCTTGACCGGCGCGGACAGCACCAGCATTGGGTTCCTTGGCGAGGAGACAGGACCAGTCGGAAACCGTGACACCTACTGGGTTCTCGATCCCATCGACGGCACGGTCAACCACCAGCACGGCAACCCGCTCTGCGCGATCGCCCTCGGTCTGGTCCACAACGAGCAACCAGTACTAGGAGTCACCGCACTGCCCTTTCTCGGGCACCGATACTCAGCAACGGAAGGCGGCGGCGCCTTCCGCGACGGCGAGCCGATCACAACATCGAACACCGACAAGCTCAACAAAGCCTTGATTGGCTTCGGTGACTATGGCAGCGGTACCGACACGGGCCTGCGTGACGTCCTGTGCGCGTCCCTGGACCACTCCCTTACCGCACGCGCACAGGGACTTCGCCGCTATGGATCCTCCGCACTCGACCTGGTCTGGGTCGCCGACGGAACCCTCGACGCCTGCATTCTGCTCGGCAACCGCTCCTGGGACACCGCAAGCGGCGCTGTCATCGCCCGAGAGGCCGGAGCACTGGTTCTCGACTCGGACGCCAGCCCACACTCCGTGCGTTCCCGCTGCGTCGTCGCGGTCAGCCCAGGACTCCCCGAGGAACTGCTACCCCTGCTACACCAACTGCGCGGCAGCCGGTTCTGGCCCGGCAACTGGACGAGTGCCTGA